ggaccgtataagcggtcgtataaccccacttctctgaaattgtttccgtcgttcgtttgatctccaatccttatggaaccttcttaacagttgtttaacacttcattaccaatctaaggagtgttataactcttctttaagacatcatcaagTCGACATTAACTCGATACTTTACACATCCTTCTTCAAGATACAACTTGTGCTCGACATTCtttaatgaactttcttctcttacttccaacgtctttggaatcttaattaaaatcgttaaataacctttcttacttatagaaacatcgtatactccttaccctgcgttagcctattcactaggcatcgacatgaaatttttccgaggtgtaacattattggtctgcgaaaacaaaagtccgggtaaggaattctgttgaccggggagaaggtgtgaggcattccccgagtcccgtggttctagcacggtcacTTTATCAACTTCTGTTTCGCTTTAATTATTTTGCATAAAATGTATTTATTTAGCTATGCCTATGATTCGCTTAAAATATTGTTGAACTTTTATTAGTCTTAACTAAGGCGCGTAGTTGCGACCTCAACCTCGACATACACCAGCCGAGACGCGTAAACGCGACCTTAACTTTCATATCACACCTAGAATTTTGAGCCTACTCACCTTACTTAAGCAATGATGATTATCtttatttaaattattaattCAAGACGTGTAACTAATTCAAGACAATTATTTTGTCCCCTTTTCACTCTTTGATAATGGATTTTGAAGCAAATTCGCAATTCATCTCGTTCCCTTAAAtttaattaaataggcattaaTATTAATCTGGTCCCAAACTAGTATTTAACTTAAACTCAAAAACTCTTTTAATTATAATCACAAATGCACAATATACGGATCATTAAATTTTCAAATCCTTGTAAGCATCATGCAAAGGACATCACATTCACATTTAAAGGAATTGAATATGCCTCGTCTAACATACAGAGAACATTTGTGAGTCAAAGCAAAAAACTAAAGCACGATCTGACTCTTTAACTTGATGCTATATTAATTTTCTATGTATCTTGATTAGAGCCTTTTATCTTTGTAATAACTAGGAATCAACATGTAAAATAGAAGTGATCCATTGGAATAtaccctttttattttttaatcaataCGTAAGCAAATTTTAGACCATCAATGTGTCCAAGCTTTATCTcttaaaataaattttcatgcaAAACTCCTTCAAACAAACTCATAATTCAAACTAATCTCAGAGCTAGCAAGTTTTAATAATAAACAAATTCCAATATCCACTAATATACACTGGATTCATAATAAAGCCCCGTGAAACCACTAAATAAATTAACTACAAATTTGAGGAGCTTCACAGATATAAAAATAGtacaattaaaaataaaaggaaTGGACCTTTATTAAGCCAAGATTTTCAATACAGTGATACGAACAATTAACTCGGAAATCCGCAAGGATAAAGAAAATGATTGATTTATTCAGGAACCATGGCACGTGACATTAAACTATACAAAGAAGATTGAGTGTTACCTTTTGCGAATATTACAATAAGGAAACAGCTACAATCTACTGATCTCCAAGTTAACAATAGCTAACTTTCAGGTCCATGAACTCGAAACCCAAACAAAAACCCCGAACTCGAACAAAACCTTTTCGAAAATCCTAAATTGCtctagggttttttttttcttcttggtATATTGTGTTTCTTTTTTTACTCCTTctctgttcttttttttttcctctattGTTTTTGTGTGTCTTATATCTGTGTTTTGTAGTATATTTATGTTTGGTGTTTCTGTGCGTATATGTGTTATGGGTGTATGGGGGTATATATAGTTGTGTATGTTTTGTGAGTATATTTATGTTTGGTGTTTCTGTGCGTATATGTGTTATGTGTGTATGGGGTATATATAGTTGTGTATGTTTTTAGGGAGTTGGAGTCTTTAGAGATAAACTTGGTTGAGAGTTTTGAGGATGATGGGTTGCAGGGGCGGACCCACATGGTCTCAAGTGGattcatatgaaacaacttattaaaaaattacagtgtatatatatatgtatatttattcaGTTTTTGAAAAAATTGACGTATATATTTAATATTTGACTCCCCTTTAAACAAGTGCAGTGCTCAGCGCAGTGGCAAGTGGGTTCAAAAGTTTCTCAATGGTCGTGAGCTCGTAGCCCATCTACAACAAATCAgcaatcttttttttcttttagtcaTTTAAAATTACAATTTCACCACACAAGTAATATTATAAGTCATAACCTGTTGTGCTAATTTTACCACACAAGTAATATTATAAGTCATAACCTATGAGCACAGCAGCATTTGTCCCTTACtcccttttccattttttttttcaatttctaatAGGGAAAATGGTCAGATTTACCctccaagtatggtttatagtttaaatttgccctccgtcaaagtttggcATCAAATTTTTCCTCTCCGTCAAAGTTTGGAATCAAATTTGCCCTCCAAGTATGacttatagtttaaatttgccctccgtcaaagtttgggatcaaatttgccctctccatcaaagtttgggatcaaatttgccctccccATTAGGATACTTGATATATTtgcccttatatggatggaagtcTGACTTGGACTCCATAACACAAAAAAATTAGCCACGTCGGATCCACATAGGCTCCAAGTTGACTCCCAAACCCAATTCTCTTTTTAACCCGTTTCCCAATCCCAATTCTCTTAACCCGTCTAGACTATTGCTGATACTAAGACATATGTAGTAATGTGAAAAGCCAGAGCTTTAATCGCATCGAGGTACACATGTAATGCATAAAATAGGAGGCATATAAGAAAAATTCTGCAGCAGCAAAAACAAATGTTTAATACGACCAAGGATTCGTTGTTCTCTCCAGAAACATAGAATTTATCTGACCAGCAAAACTTTCTTGAACATGACATCTATCTTAGATAAACTTCGATAGAGCTAACTTAACTCATTGTTGTCGCCTCCCTGTCAGAAGCTCTCAAAACCTATTCAAGAGAACTGAAAATAAATTTTCGTTGAAGAGAACTGAAAATGGATTAAGAGAACTGAAAATGGATTTTCAAAGCTGAACTGCACAAATTTATTTTGGTGTCTTGTTATCACTTTTGCAGGATCATAACTTTTCTGATCTTACTTTCGGTATACGTTTAGGAATGTATTCtgagaaaaaatattttcctctgtTCAGAAATGCTCTGAAGAGTTCACGAAGAAACCTTCATTATGACAAAACAAATGTTGCAGAGGCACTTTTTTTTCCCAAAAGAGAATTGGGTTAAGAGAATTGGGATTGGGAGTCTACATGAAGCCTATGTTGATCCAATGTGGCTAACTTTTTGTGTTGTGGAGTCCAAGTCAGACTTACATCCATATAAGGtcaaatttatcaagtatcctaacgggaaggacaaatttgatcccaaacttcgACAGAGAGAGAAAATTTaatcccaaactttgacggagggcaaatttaaactataagtcatacttggagggtaaatttgacccttgtCACTTTCTAATATAATAGaacttaaaatacaaaaaggaCCCAAATCCCAATCTGAAAAGTGAAATCCCCAATCCCAAACTCCTCGCTCGTCTCTCTCAAGTCTCAGCTGAAgcaaatttcattatcaagttcagctcttgcatcaacacaacaTCAAGCATCGATCAAGTTTGCCTCTTTGTCCTTTACTCTGTACTTTcatataaataaaattattgtggCTGTTTTTGATttcttcacttgagaaaaaccctaccACTTAAAACTGAAGAAAATTTCAATTGATTTTGGGATTTTGGATGTTGAATATAAGGAAGGAATAGGTAGAATGAAAACAAAGTTTTCATAATAAAATAGTTCTCAAGCATGATGCCATTTTTTCTACAGTTACACTAAAACTCTATAATAGAATAGAAAAGCTAATGATAATGAACCTTTTTCCTATGTCTTCGCTTTTCCTTGTTGCCTCTCTGTTCTGTTATATTATTATTCTAACTTCTAATTTGGATTTTAATTTTGTAATCCAGTTTCAAAGTCCAATGAAGAGATATTTCTCTACGATATCATCCAAGATGCCACAACCAAGTCCATCCGCTCAAAATGTTCCTCGTATGGAAGAAAACTTGAACCTGTTAGAAGAAAATCATCATTCTACTAAAAAATAAAAGCAATGAGTCGATTTGGATTCTCTACTCGCGGATCCAAATAAAATAATACCCATTCTGGACTATCATCCAGATGAACGTGATGAGATTAGACGAGCATATATCTAAAGGGGTCCTCATCAACCTCGACTTCCTAGGTTTCCTCAAACAGATTTTTACGAATATAAACGTCGTTTTAATCGTAAATGGTATAAAAAATACCATGATTGGTTGGAGTATAGTGTGGTAGAAGATGATGCTTATTGTTTGTGTTGTTATTTATTTCAAGATGAAAGCATTCATCAAGGTGGAGGCGAAGCATTTTCAAGTATAGGGTTCAAGAGTTGGCACAAAAATAAAAGAGTAGATACGCACGTTGGTGAGTTGAACAGTGATCACAACCAGGCAAAGAAGAAGTGTGAAGATCTAATGCGACAAGAACAGTCAATTCAAGTTGCGTTTGTAAAGCCGGATAATAAAGCTAAGCTTGAGCACAAAATTCGTTTAAAGGCTTCAATTGAGGTGGTGAGACTCCTTTTGAATCAAGGATTGGCATTTTGTGGACATCGTGAAGATGAATCATCATTAAACAAGGGTAACTTTCTTGAAATTCTTTCATGGTATGCGAAGCGGTGTGATAAAATTAGTGATCTTGTTTTGAAGAAGGCTCCAAAAAATAATCAGTTGACTTCTCATAAAATTCAAAAAGATATTATCACCGCATGTAAGCTGGAAACAATTAAAGCTATTATGGAGGACCTAAATGGTGACTATTTCTCATTGCTACTTAACGAATCTTGTGATGTGTCACGTAAGGAGCAAATGGCAATTGTTTTGTGATATGTTGATAGATGGGGATCTGTGGTGGAACGCTTTATTGGGATTGTTCATGTTCGTAATACTAGTGTTTTATGTTTAAAAGAAGCAATTGTTAACTACCTTGCTCAACATTCTTTGAGTTTATCTAATATACGTGGACAATGCTATGATGGAGCAATATGCAAGGGCGTCTAAGTGCGTTAAAATTTTGATTCAATAGGAAAGTAGATCAGCTCATGCGATTCATTGTTTTGCTCATCAACTTCAATTGACTCTTGTCAGGGTATTTAAAAAATGTCTTCCGGTTGGAGAACTTGTATTGTTGGTTTCTAATGTCTTAAATGCAGTGGGAGCTTCTTTTAAATCCATGGATGAACTTGGAGAATATCAAGCAGAAAAAGTTCAAGAGGCACTAGATATGGGCGAGGTTGAAACTGGTAAGGGCTTGAATCAAGAGCTTGGTCTTGCTAGAGCTACTGATACACGTTGCGGTTCACACTACAAATTTTTTAAGAAATTCATTAGTATGTTTTTCTCTATTACTGATGTTCTTCATACTATTGTTGTTGATTCCGAATGTGTTGAAGATAGTTGTAAGGCTACAGGATATCTTAGAGTTTGTCAAACATTTGAGATTGCTTTCATATTGCACTTAATGAAAGATATTTTGGCGATTACAAATGAGCTTAATGAATCCTTACAAAAGAAAGAACAAGATATTGCAAATTCCATGTTACTTGTTAAAGTGGCTAAGAAACGATTGCAATGTCTGAGAGAGGAAGGATGGGATCCACTTATCAAGAATGTGTCTGCATTTTGTGTCAAGTATGATATTTGGATACCTAATTTTGATGAGTTCTATGTTAATTTTGGAAGATCTCACCGTAAAGTTGTGGAGCATACTTTCTCACATCACTATCATGTCGATATATTTTTTTAAGATTATTGATTGGCAACTTCAAGAACTCAATGATCGTTTTAATGAGGAGAAAACGGATTTACTTATTAAAGTTGCTTGCTTGAATCCAGTTGACTCATTTTCTAGTTTTGACATCAATAAAATACTAAGAATGGTTGAATTATATCCTGATGATTTTGGTGAAGATATAATGGTTACTCTTAAAAATCAGCTAGAGACCTATATTGTTGATGTCCGTGATGTTGATGAAAGGTTCTCCAACCTGAAAGGACTTGGTGATCTTTCTAAAGAGCTAGTTAAGGCAAAGAAACATTTAAATTATCCCCTTGTGTTTCGTCTTGTAAAATTTGCATTGCTCCGACCGGTCGCCACCGCTACAGTTGAAAGAGTTTTTTTGGCGATGAAGTTGATAAAAACTGAATTGCGAAATCGAATGGATGACGACTTCATGAGCGGTTGTATGGTGCCTTAtgtagaaaaatatatatttaagaCCGTTTCTGATGAGAGTATTATGAACAAGTTTCAAAAAATGAAAACTCATAGAATACAATTGTAATAatatattttaattaatcaaactttatttTGATGCTACTATCAATCTTATGGTCAAGAATTGAAATTCTCTGTAACTTTCTATAGCTTTCTGTTTGGAAGTGGAGGGCCTGCTAACAATTCTCAGACTACTCGCAACCATGAAAAGGCTCCAACTAATGAGCCTACCCCAAAGCCAACTGCTCTTTCTAATTGGTACATATTTATATAGGGACAATGGAGGCATCCTATTTGATGGACAAACAAGCAAGGAAGATTCTGTTGCTCATAAGCTTTACTGGAAtgatatgtaatttttttttccagtccTTGATGGAGTTTGTTAT
The nucleotide sequence above comes from Lycium barbarum isolate Lr01 chromosome 3, ASM1917538v2, whole genome shotgun sequence. Encoded proteins:
- the LOC132631472 gene encoding uncharacterized protein LOC132631472; the encoded protein is MRQEQSIQVAFVKPDNKAKLEHKIRLKASIEVVRLLLNQGLAFCGHREDESSLNKGNFLEILSWYAKRCDKISDLVLKKAPKNNQLTSHKIQKDIITACKLETIKAIMEDLNGDYFSLLLNESCDVSRKEQMAIVLVFKKCLPVGELVLLVSNVLNAVGASFKSMDELGEYQAEKVQEALDMGEVETGKGLNQELGLARATDTRCGSHYKFFKKFISMFFSITDVLHTIVVDSECVEDSCKATGYLRVCQTFEIAFILHLMKDILAITNELNESLQKKEQDIANSMLLVKVAKKRLQCLREEGWDPLIKNVSAFCVKYDIWIPNFDEFYIIDWQLQELNDRFNEEKTDLLIKVACLNPVDSFSSFDINKILRMVELYPDDFGEDIMVTLKNQLETYIVDVRDVDERFSNLKGLGDLSKELVKAKKHLNYPLVFRLVKFALLRPVATATVERVFLAMKLIKTELRNRMDDDFMSGCMVPYVEKYIFKTVSDESIMNKFQKMKTHRIQLDNGGILFDGQTSKEDSVAHKLYWNDILNPLGENPESATDGLKGISMGGRWDEDVR